The following coding sequences lie in one Arachis hypogaea cultivar Tifrunner chromosome 4, arahy.Tifrunner.gnm2.J5K5, whole genome shotgun sequence genomic window:
- the LOC112797479 gene encoding ATP-dependent helicase BRM isoform X4: MQSAGSGGSGRNPSAGRAVSASPSSSSQFSLDSLHQQQQKIGSRQSFPHQLLKKPEGSEAFFAYQTGLQGGFGTNNFSPSNAMPQQPQKFVDLGQQSSSQGQVADRQMLNYQQAYLQYALQAQQKSALAMQSQKQSKMGIPGPSSVNDQDMHTGNLKIQDLMSMQAVNQSQASSSRNSSEHFAHGEKQMEQGQQLAFDQKSEGKPSSQGPATGHLMPGNSMRPPVQAPPTQQSMLNMLKDPLPFTKTAQYQAMQAWARNLSDPSRCLKMAQLIPQMQSRTVPQPKANDTNVGTQSLPVSVSNPQASSPTVASENTTHTNSSNDVSAQSSSAKAKQTGPSNHFGPPINASIAGNSSEVALPQFNLHGRDSQGSLRQPAVKNGMSSMHPQHACASLNLGADHPLNAKTSSSSSEPVQMQHIRQSNQSVVQDGGLSNEGGSINHSKYQGAPSQMPQQRTAFTKQQLHVLKAQILAFRRLKKGEGTLPQELLRAISPPPLDSQVQQPVTSAGGQNQDQSEVTVAEQPKQMESIAKDSQSISSINAKGSSKQEVFARDEKSTTTIHVQAMPLVIKEPAGKEEQQSVGCSAMSDQEGEHGIRQIPVRNESVLDRGKAIAAQASVSEQLQNNKTEQASIVAQPKDVGLTRKYHGPLFDFPFFTRKHDSFGSSMMLNHNNLSLAYDVKELLYDEGVQVLNKKRTENLKKIEGLLAVNLDRKRIRPDLVLKLQIEEKKLRLLDLQARLRDEIDQHQKEIMAMPDRPYRKFVKLCERQRMELARQVQASQKALREKQLKSIFNWRKKLLEAHWGIRDARTARNRGVAKYHEKMLREFSKRKDDDRSKRMEALKNNDVDRYREMLLEQQISIPGDAAERYAVLSTFLTQTEEYLHKLGSKITAAKSQQEVEEAAKAAAAAARLQGLCEEEVRVAATCAGEEVMIRNQFIEMNTPRDSSSVNKYYSLAHAVSERVVRQPSMLRAGTLRDYQMVGLQWMLSLYNNKLNGILADEMGLGKTVQVMALIAYLMEFKGNYGPHLIIVPNAVLVNWKSELHTWLPSVSCIFYVGTKDTRSKLFSQEVMAMKFNVLVTTYEFIMYDRSKLSKVDWKYIVIDEAQRMKDRDSVLARDLDRYRCQRRLLLTGTPLQNDLKELWSLLNLLLPEVFDNKKAFHDWFSKPFQKEGPNQNAEDDWLETEKKVIIIHRLHQILEPFMLRRRVEDVEGSLPPKVSIVLRCKMSAVQSAIYDWVKSTGTLRVDPEDERRKVLKNPLYQAKPYKTLNNRCMELRKTCNHPMLNYPFFDEFMDRDFIVQSCGKLWILDRILIKLQRTGHRVLLFSTMTKLLDILEDYLQWRRLVYRRIDGTTSLEDRESAIMDFNRPDSDCFIFLLSIRAAGRGLNLQSADTVVIYDPDPNPKNEEQAVARAHRIGQKREVKVIYMEAVVDKISSHQKENELRSGGLVDMEDELAGKDRYMGSIESLIRNNIQQYKIDMADEVINAGRFDQRTTHEERRSTLETLLHDEERYQETVHNVPSLQEVNRMIARSEEEVELFDQMDEELDWSEEMTRHDEVPKWLRTSTREVNAAIAALSKRPSKNILFGGSMGVESSELGSEKRRGRPKGKKLPNYKELEDDDIIECSEESSEERNGYSAHEEGEIGKFEDEVHSGGDGANLMEKDQVEHGPPFNAGYELPRSLENAKNHTVEEAGTRGSSLDSQILTHTVTPSVYSRKFGSLSALDAKPSSISKRVDELEEGEIAISGGSHMDNQQCRSWIHDRDEGEDEQVLQQPKIKRKRSLRVRHRPVIERPEDKSGIEMVPLQRGESSLIADNKYQGQTRTDRESKSLVDNNASKHDKDESSLENKQNLPSRKAANSFKLHGSPKSNRMICLSAPSEDGGEHPKESWEGKPINSAGSSAHGSKMTEIIQRRCKNVISKFQRRIDKEGQQIVPLLSDLWKRMENSGYTGGSGNSLLDLRKIEQQIDALEYNGVMELVFDVQFMLRSAMQFYGYSYEKQKVPFLSPAKLIPMP; encoded by the exons ATGCAATCTGCCGGCAGCGGTGGCTCGGGCCGGAACCCCTCGGCTGGCCGGGCGGTTTCGGCATCGCCGTCGTCGTCTTCCCAATTTAGCCTGGACTCATTGCATCAGCAGCAGCAGAAGATAGGTTCTAGGCAG TCATTTCCACATCAATTGCTAAAAAAACCAGAAGGAAGTGAAGCATTTTTTGCATATCAAACAGGGCTTCAAGGTGGATTTGGGACTAACAATTTCTCACCTTCTAATGCCATGCCTCAGCAGCCTCAAAAATTTGTTGATTTAGGTCAGCAGAGCTCCAGCCAGGGACAAGTTGCTGACCGGCAAATGCTCAATTACCAACAAGCATACCTTCAATATGCTCTGCAGGCTCAACAAAAATCTGCTTTGGCAATGCAGTCACAGAAACAATCTAAAATGGGGATCCCAGGCCCTTCATCTGTGAATGATCAGGACATGCATACTGGAAATCTGAAAATACAGGACCTTATGTCTATGCAAGCTGTTAATCAATCCCAAGCATCATCCTCTAGGAATTCATCTGAACATTTTGCTCATGGGGAAAAGCAGATGGAGCAAGGACAGCAGCTAGCATTTGATCAGAAGAGTGAAGGAAAGCCTTCATCCCAAGGACCAGCCACTGGACACTTAATGCCAGGAAATAGTATGAGGCCACCTGTGCAAGCACCACCAACGCAGCAGAGCATGCTAAATATGTTGAAGGATCCATTACCATTTACTAAGACTGCTCAATATCAGGCTATGCAGGCATGGGCAAGAAATTTATCTGATCCTTCAAGATGTCTTAAGATGGCTCAGCTCATTCCGCAGATGCAATCAAGAACAGTTCCACAACCAAAGGCAAATGATACTAATGTTGGTACTCAGTCATTACCAGTCAGTGTTTCAAACCCACAGGCTAGTTCTCCAACAGTTGCAAGTGAGAACACAACACATACTAATTCATCTAATGATGTTTCTGCACAATCAAGTTCTGCTAAAGCAAAGCAGACAGGTCCATCTAACCATTTTGGCCCACCAATTAATGCCAGTATTGCTGGAAATTCCAGTGAAGTTGCATTGCCACAATTCAATCTTCATGGCAGAGACTCGCAAGGTTCTTTGAGGCAACCAGCAGTAAAAAATGGAATGTCTTCTATGCATCCGCAGCATGCTTGTGCAAGCTTAAACCTAGGTGCAGATCATCCTTTGAATGCAAAAACTTCATCATCTAGTTCAGAACCTGTGCAGATGCAGCACATCAGGCAATCAAATCAATCTGTTGTTCAGGATGGAGGTCTGTCAAACGAAGGGGGTTctataaatcattcaaaatatCAAGGGGCACCATCTCAGATGCCTCAACAAAGAACTGCATTTACGAAACAACAGCTTCATGTTCTTAAAGCTCAGATACTTGCATTTAGACGACTGAAG AAAGGAGAAGGAACTCTTCCCCAAGAACTTCTTCGGGCCATCAGTCCACCACCTCTTGATTCACAAGTGCAGCAACCGGTTACTTCTGCAGGAGGGCAAAATCAAGACCAATCAGAAGTAACTGTGGCAGAACAGCCAAAGCAGATGGAGTCCATTGCCAAGGACTCACAATCTATCTCATCTATTAATGCAAAGGGTTCTTCAAAGCAGGAAGTCTTTGCTAGAGATGAGAAATCCACAACAACAATACATGTGCAAGCTATGCCTTTGGTGATAAAAGAACCTGCTGGAAAGGAAGAGCAACAATCTGTTGGTTGCTCTGCTATGTCGGACCAGGAAGGTGAACATGGAATTAGACAAATACCTGTTAGAAATGAGTCGGTGTTAGATAGGGGAAAGGCTATTGCAGCCCAAGCTTCTGTTTCTGAACAATTGCAAAATAATAAAACTGAACAAGCAAGCATTGTTGCGCAGCCAAAGGATGTGGGCCTCACCAGAAAATATCATGGACCACTATTTGATTTTCCTTTCTTCACCAGGAAACACGATTCCTTTGGTTCATCAATGATGCTAAACCACAATAATTTGTCACTGGCATATGATGTGAAAGAGCTTCTTTATGATGAAGGTGTGCAAGTCCTTAACAAGAAAAGGACAGAAAATTTAAAGAAGATTGAGGGTTTACTGGCAGTTAACTTAGATAGGAAAAGAATTAGGCCAGATCTTGTGTTGAAGTTGCAAATTGAAGAAAAAAAGCTTCGCCTTTTAGATCTACAGGCACGTTTAAGGGATGAGATTGATCAACATCAAAAAGAGATAATGGCAATGCCAGATAGGCCATATAGGAAATTTGTTAAGTTGTGCGAACGTCAGCGTATGGAACTTGCTAGACAAGTGCAGGCATCACAGAAAGCTTTAAGGGAGAAGCAACTGAAATCTATATTCAATTGGCGCAAGAAGCTTCTTGAAGCACACTGGGGCATTCGTGACGCACGGACTGCTCGCAACCGGGGGGTGGCCAAGTATCACGAGAAGATGTTGAGAGAATTCTCGAAACGTAAGGATGATGACAGGAGCAAAAGGATGGAAGCCTTAAAAAACAATGATGTTGATAGGTACAGGGAGATGTTGCTGGAGCAGCAGATTAGTATCCCGGGTGATGCTGCAGAGAGATATGCTGTTCTTTCAACTTTCTTAACCCAGACTGAAGAATATCTACATAAATTAGGAAGTAAGATAACAGCTGCTAAGAGCCAACAGGAAGTGGAGGAGGCAGCAAAAGCTGCTGCAGCTGCTGCACGATTGCAG GGTCTTTGTGAAGAAGAAGTCAGAGTCGCAGCAACTTGTGCTGGAGAGGAAGTGATGATTAGAAATCAGTTTATAGAGATGAATACTCCTAGAGACAGTTCATCTGTCAACAA GTATTACAGCCTTGCTCATGCTGTGAGTGAAAGGGTTGTAAGACAACCATCCATGTTACGAGCTGGAACATTGAGAGACTATCAAATG GTTGGTTTGCAATGGATGCTTTCTTTGtataacaacaaattaaatggAATATTGGCAGATGAGATGGGTCTTGGTAAAACCGTTCAG GTCATGGCATTAATTGCGTACTTGATGGAATTTAAAGGGAACTATGGCCCACATCTTATAATAGTGCCAAATGCTGTTTTGGTTAACTGGAAG AGTGAGTTGCATACTTGGTTACCATCCGTGTCATGCATTTTTTATGTTGGAACAAAGGatacaagatcaaaattattttCTCAG GAGGTTATGGCTATGAAATTTAATGTCCTTGTGACTACTTATGAGTTCATCATGTATGACCGGTCAAAGCTTTCAAAAGTTGATTGGAAGTATATCGTAATTGATGAAGCACAGAGAATGAAGGATAGGGATTCAGTTCTAGCACGCGATCTTGACAGATACCGTTGTCAACGACGCTTGCTTCTGACAGGAACACCTTTGCAG AATGATTTGAAGGAACTCTGGTCACTTTTAAATTTACTTCTTCCAGAGGTTTTTGACAATAAGAAAGCCTTCCATGATTGGTTTTCAAAACCATTTCAAAAGGAAGGTCCAAATCAGAATGCAGAGGATGACTGGcttgaaacagaaaagaaagtCATCATTATCCATCGACTCCATCAGATTCTTGAGCCTTTCATGCTTAGGCGTCGCGTTGAAGATGTTGAAGGCTCTCTACCACCAAAG GTCTCCATAGTTTTACGATGTAAAATGTCAGCTGTCCAGAGTGCCATTTATGACTGGGTTAAATCCACTGGCACCCTTCGTGTTGATCCTGAGGATGAGAGAAGAAAGGTTTTGAAGAATCCACTCTACCAGGCAAAGCCTTATAAAACTTTAAATAACAGATGCATGGAGCTACGCAAAACCTGCAATCATCCAATGCTTAATTACCCATTTTTTGATGAATTTATGGATAGAGACTTTATTGTACAATCTTGTGGGAAGTTGTGGATTTTGGATAGGATCCTTATCAAACTTCAAAGGACTGGACATCGAGTTCTGCTGTTTAGTACCATGACAAAGCTCCTAGACATCTTGGAAGACTATCTGCAATGGCGGAGACTAGTTTACAGGAGAATTGATGGGACAACAAGTTTGGAAGACCGAGAATCAGCAATAATGGACTTCAATAGGCCTGATTCAGACTGTTTCATCTTCTTGCTTAGCATTAGAGCTGCTGGGAGAGGCCTTAATCTTCAGTCTGCTGACACAGTTGTCATTTACGATCCTGATCCAAATCCTAAAAATGAGGAGCAGGCTGTGGCCAGAGCTCATCGGATTGGACAAAAAAGGGAAGTCAAGGTTATCTACATGGAGGCTGTTGTTGACAAGATCTCTAGCCATCAGAAAGAGAACGAATTGAGAAGTGGAGGCCTTGTTGATATGGAGGATGAACTTGCTGGTAAGGATCGATATATGGGATCTATTGAGAGCCTCATAAGGAACAAtattcaacaatataagataGACATGGCTGACGAGGTCATTAATGCTGGACGTTTTGATCAAAGAACAACACATGAAGAAAGACGTTCAACTTTGGAGACTTTATTACATGACGAGGAAAGATATCAAGAAACTGTTCATAATGTTCCGTCACTACAGGAGGTTAATCGCATGATTGCTAGAAGTGAAGAGGAAGTTGAACTGTTTGATCAAATGGACGAAGAACTGGATTGGAGTGAAGAGATGACACGGCATGATGAGGTGCCTAAATGGCTTCGAACCAGCACAAGAGAAGTGAATGCTGCTATTGCTGCTTTATCTAAAAGACCATCAAAGAACATTTTATTTGGTGGCAGTATGGGCGTGGAATCTAGTGAATTGGGTTCTGAAAAGAGAAGAGGACGACCCAAGGGAAAAAAGCTTCCTAATTATAAAGAGTTGGAGGATGATGATATAATTGAGTGCTCTGAAGAAAGCTCTGAGGAAAGAAATGGATATTCTGCACATGAAGAAGGGGAGATAGGAAAATTTGAAGATGAAGTACATAGTGGGGGTGATGGAGCTAATCTCATGGAAAAAGATCAAGTCGAACATGGTCCACCTTTTAATGCTGGATATGAACTTCCTCGGTCtttagaaaatgctaaaaatcacACAGTTGAAGAAGCTGGTACGAGAGGATCATCATTAGATAGTCAAATATTGACACATACAGTGACACCATCAGTTTACTCACGGAAATTTGGTTCCCTCTCTGCGTTAGATGCCAAGCCAAGTTCCATTTCAAAAAGG GTAGATGAGTTAGAAGAAGGGGAAATTGCAATATCTGGTGGTTCTCACATGGATAATCAACAATGTAGAAGTTGGATTCATGATCGTGATGAAGGTGAGGATGAACAAGTTCTGCAGCAACCCAAGATCAAACGCAAACGTAGTCTACGTGTTCGACACCGTCCTGTCATCGAAAGGCCTGAGGACAAATCTGGCATTGAGATGGTTCCTCTTCAACGTGGAGAATCATCTCTTATTGCAGACAATAAATATCAAGGTCAAACAAGGACTGACCGAGAATCAAAATCACTTGTTGACAATAATGCCAGCAAGCATGATAAGGATGAATCTTCATTGGAAAATAAGCAAAATTTACCTTCAAGGAAAGCAGCTAATTCATTCAAATTACATGGCTCACCTAAGTCTAATCGTATGATCTGCTTGTCTGCTCCTTCAGAGGATGGTGGTGAACACCCTAAAGAAAGTTGGGAAGGAAAGCCTATCAACTCAGCTGGATCTTCAGCTCATGGCTCTAAGATGACCGAAATTATTCAGAGAAGA TGCAAAAATGTAATTAGCAAATTCCAAAGGAGAATAGACAAGGAAGGCCAACAAATTGTACCTTTGCTATCAGATTTGTGGAAGAGGATGGAGAATTCTGGGTACACTGGCGGATCAGGGAACAGTTTGTTGGATCTACGAAAGATTGAGCAGCAGATTGATGCATTGGAGTATAATGGAGTAATGGAGCTTGTGTTTGATGTGCAGTTTATGTTGAGGAGTGCGATGCAATTTTATGGATACTCATATGAG AAGCAAAAGGTTCCCTTTCTTTCTCCGGCCAAATTGATTCCAATGCCATAA